TCTGGCGATCGTTGCCTCGCCAACATTGAAAGGCGCATCTCCTTTTGCGATCCGTCCCCTGAGCATGATCATTCCCACTTCGGGACGGCGGACCCATTCGAATTTGGGAGGGGAAATCGTTGCCCAATGACATTCGATTTCGGCGAGCGGCGCTTTGGCGAACGTCGTCATCCAAGCCTCACGGCTGCGGTTCATTGATATCTCCAAATGCTTGTCCATGAGCGGCACGTGCTTCAGAGCATCCGCCTGCCACGAAGCCAAACGGACCGGACGATTGGACCCTCTATGTCGGCGACCCTTACAAGGTCGGCGCGTTTGCCGATCGCAATTTCGCCCCGGTCCGGGAAACCAAAAGTTCTTGCTGGATTGAGGGTCCCCATTGCCACAGCTTCCGGAAGCGATGGTCCATTGGGCATAGTTGGAAGATACCAAATCGCTCGCAGCAGGCTCGCTGGGATGTAGTCAGAGCAAATAATGTCGAAGAGGCGGAGGTCGGCGAGTTCGCGCACGGAAACATTGCCAATGTGCGACCGCCCGGCGACGATGTTCGGTGCGCCGACAATGGCTGTCATGCCCGCGGCGCGTGCGGCTCGCGCAGCTTCCATGGAAATGGGAAATTCCGCGATGTTTGACCCGGCCGCGACGGCTTCCTCGATATGGGCAGCGGTCGTGTCGTCGTGACTTGCGCAAGCGATCCTTCGCTCCCGGCACAGTTCAAGCAGCCGCGTCCTGTTGAATTGGTTGCGCGCGAAGGAGGCCTTGTTTGCCGCGATCATGTTTTCGATCTCGGCCGCACTTCGGCCCTTGTAGACCTGAATACGGCGGAAACGCTCGAGGTTGCGGTGGGGACCGTCATCCATGATCGTCACAAAGCGCAGATCCGAGCGATCAAGGTATTGCGGCACGATATCGAGGAGGCTTGGATCCTCTGCGTCACATCGAAGGTGAAGGAAATGGTCGGCCTTCAACGCCTGGTGCGCTCGTGCTTGCTGAATTCCTTTGAGCATGACCGGCAAGAGACGCTGCCGTTCGGTGCTGGCGCCTGCGCCTACGGTCAGGGAGTCAAACACGGTCGTCGTGCCAGCAGCGATGATCTGAACATCATAAGCGATTGCCGCACTCGTCGGATCCCACATCATTCCCGCGCGGGGCAGGACGTGCTTTTCGAGATGATCGGTGTGAACATCCACAATCCCGGGGATCAGGAAATCGCCGTTCATATCCACTGCCTCGGCAGCCGCCGATGTGCCGTGGGAGATATCAGCGATCACGCCGTTCCTGATCCTGACGGTTCCGCAAAAGCATTCCGATCCCGTGACTATTCTAGCGTTTGCTAATATTGTTTCCGAACGTCCGCTTTCGTTTAGGCAATCCTGGTCGGGCCAAGCCTCGATAACTTTCATGGGATGGAGCTCCGCTCTATTCATCAACTGAGCGGTCTTAACAGTGACGGCGGCCCGTTAGGAGACGAAGTGATGACAATGCATGGACCTCTATCCAACTTGTACCGACAACGTAAAACTTGGACAGGTCTCATACGCTATA
The genomic region above belongs to Mesorhizobium sp. B4-1-4 and contains:
- a CDS encoding alpha-D-ribose 1-methylphosphonate 5-triphosphate diphosphatase — encoded protein: MNRAELHPMKVIEAWPDQDCLNESGRSETILANARIVTGSECFCGTVRIRNGVIADISHGTSAAAEAVDMNGDFLIPGIVDVHTDHLEKHVLPRAGMMWDPTSAAIAYDVQIIAAGTTTVFDSLTVGAGASTERQRLLPVMLKGIQQARAHQALKADHFLHLRCDAEDPSLLDIVPQYLDRSDLRFVTIMDDGPHRNLERFRRIQVYKGRSAAEIENMIAANKASFARNQFNRTRLLELCRERRIACASHDDTTAAHIEEAVAAGSNIAEFPISMEAARAARAAGMTAIVGAPNIVAGRSHIGNVSVRELADLRLFDIICSDYIPASLLRAIWYLPTMPNGPSLPEAVAMGTLNPARTFGFPDRGEIAIGKRADLVRVADIEGPIVRSVWLRGRRML